The following are from one region of the Methanomassiliicoccales archaeon LGM-DZ1 genome:
- a CDS encoding ubiquinone/menaquinone biosynthesis methyltransferase: MAEEEVKPNGTQFDGKEVYVKDVFTEIASYYDEMNEIMSLRMIQSWHRYMMKLAGDISGKNCIDIGTGTGEIAFLVAEHAGPEGHVTGLDITPEMLKYAESKMPERHLPRPVEFVEGDALNLQYPDETFDLVTSGYMLRNVNDVQKAICEMNRVLRKGGKAVVAEMATPDNRVIRYFFNIYMKYRVQKIGRKYDKGESIDGKMPAYDWLANSIKGFPHGEIMEEKFRKAGFTDVKAHKKNFGAVYIYEGVKE, from the coding sequence ATGGCTGAGGAAGAAGTCAAACCCAACGGAACGCAGTTCGACGGCAAGGAGGTCTACGTGAAAGATGTGTTCACGGAGATCGCGTCGTACTATGATGAGATGAACGAGATAATGTCCCTGAGGATGATCCAGAGCTGGCACAGGTACATGATGAAGCTCGCCGGGGACATCTCGGGGAAGAACTGCATCGACATCGGCACCGGGACGGGCGAAATAGCGTTCCTGGTCGCCGAGCACGCCGGCCCGGAGGGGCACGTGACCGGGCTGGACATCACCCCGGAGATGCTGAAGTACGCCGAGTCCAAAATGCCGGAGAGGCATCTCCCGAGGCCGGTGGAGTTCGTCGAAGGGGATGCCCTCAATCTGCAGTACCCCGATGAGACCTTCGACCTGGTCACCAGCGGGTACATGCTGAGGAACGTAAACGACGTCCAGAAGGCGATCTGCGAGATGAACCGCGTCCTCAGGAAAGGGGGCAAGGCGGTGGTGGCCGAGATGGCCACTCCGGACAACAGGGTCATCCGCTATTTCTTCAATATATACATGAAGTACCGCGTCCAGAAGATCGGGAGGAAGTACGACAAGGGGGAGTCCATAGACGGGAAGATGCCTGCCTACGATTGGCTCGCCAACTCCATCAAGGGCTTCCCTCACGGCGAGATCATGGAGGAGAAGTTCAGGAAGGCCGGGTTCACTGATGTGAAGGCCCACAAGAAGAACTTCGGCGCGGTTTACATATACGAAGGAGTGAAGGAGTGA
- a CDS encoding APC family permease, translating to MAEEQAEGGLKRSVSWKQGLFIAMGVPILILPSLADVSNIVWGLCIFVWTISVLQGFLQNMAYGEMVTVFPKATGLPGCAQTVFKPKDPNNPHDMRKFIGAFSAWCYWFAWCPVVAIFTMMIGDYLVQMFEWDIEGWTYLGLYMAVGLIIVAVMYVLGVRGLEGGARLGMILAIVSVIPIIIIVAGAFISGEFEFANITDNITSPDWSWDFEDIVLLFGCFGLAQWSACAWETAAIYGPEYENPGKDVPKALFSCGMICLFMYFFVSVGVYGSFDQSDPDDAALMTNAILAPLSEAVFGDTGKYVALFLLIIAMVLVIQTGFLGSSRTLYSMAGEGNLPEWFGKVNGRGMPANAMLFVCVFNMLLVFIVGYSGCVAKSGDTSSTILSASAIGYCLANGIALAAFVKSRRDPEFRDLPRPYSAPKCWIYPIAAMVFVQFVLWFPCLVYWSYNLGDSITPAIIAGIILICYLPLWWIVQTRRLGGTAEAEASD from the coding sequence ATGGCAGAAGAACAAGCCGAAGGCGGATTGAAGCGTTCCGTGAGCTGGAAGCAGGGTCTGTTCATCGCGATGGGCGTTCCCATCCTGATCCTGCCTTCCCTGGCGGATGTCAGCAACATCGTATGGGGACTGTGCATCTTCGTTTGGACGATCTCGGTCCTGCAGGGCTTCCTGCAGAACATGGCGTACGGGGAGATGGTCACGGTGTTCCCGAAGGCCACCGGGCTTCCCGGGTGCGCGCAGACGGTTTTCAAGCCCAAAGACCCGAACAATCCCCATGACATGAGGAAGTTCATAGGCGCCTTCAGCGCCTGGTGCTACTGGTTCGCATGGTGCCCCGTGGTGGCGATATTCACCATGATGATCGGGGACTATCTCGTCCAGATGTTCGAGTGGGACATCGAGGGATGGACCTACCTCGGCCTTTACATGGCCGTTGGGCTGATCATCGTCGCTGTGATGTATGTTCTCGGGGTAAGGGGCCTCGAGGGGGGAGCCAGGCTCGGGATGATCCTGGCTATCGTGTCTGTTATACCTATAATAATCATCGTTGCCGGTGCCTTCATCTCGGGGGAGTTCGAGTTCGCGAACATCACCGACAACATCACATCGCCCGACTGGAGCTGGGACTTCGAGGACATCGTCCTCCTGTTCGGATGCTTCGGGCTGGCCCAGTGGAGCGCCTGCGCATGGGAGACCGCGGCCATCTACGGCCCCGAATACGAGAATCCCGGCAAGGACGTCCCCAAGGCGCTCTTCAGCTGCGGGATGATCTGCCTCTTCATGTACTTCTTCGTGTCTGTAGGCGTCTACGGATCGTTCGATCAGAGCGACCCGGACGATGCGGCGCTCATGACCAATGCCATCCTGGCGCCTCTCTCCGAGGCCGTCTTCGGGGACACCGGGAAGTACGTTGCCCTGTTCCTCCTGATCATCGCTATGGTGCTCGTCATCCAGACCGGGTTCCTCGGTTCCTCCAGGACGCTGTACTCGATGGCGGGCGAGGGGAACCTGCCCGAGTGGTTCGGGAAGGTCAACGGCAGGGGCATGCCGGCCAACGCCATGCTCTTCGTCTGTGTCTTCAACATGCTGCTGGTGTTCATCGTCGGATACAGCGGCTGCGTGGCCAAGTCCGGAGATACCAGTTCGACCATCCTATCGGCCTCGGCCATCGGGTACTGCCTCGCCAACGGCATCGCCCTCGCGGCGTTCGTCAAGTCCAGGCGGGACCCCGAGTTCAGGGACCTTCCGAGGCCGTACTCCGCGCCCAAGTGCTGGATCTATCCGATCGCCGCCATGGTGTTCGTGCAGTTCGTCCTGTGGTTCCCCTGCCTCGTGTACTGGAGCTACAACCTGGGGGACAGCATCACGCCCGCGATCATCGCAGGCATAATCCTCATCTGCTACCTGCCTCTATGGTGGATTGTTCAGACCAGAAGATTGGGCGGGACGGCCGAAGCCGAAGCATCCGACTGA
- a CDS encoding B12-binding domain-containing protein, producing MADFENEKKALHDAMVAYKVPGILDAVEKARAAGMNANDIINAMGDGMTDVGVLFERGKLFLPHVLSAAAGMTKAMETLNKDLAAQGGAETKKKGVAVMGTVEGDVHDIGKSICSTMLQCAGFEVHDLGRDVPKQKFVDEVAAGAGYCGMSALMTTTMTVMKDVIGMLKDAGLRDKTVVMVGGAPITQSYCDKIGADIYGESASETVSKVKDL from the coding sequence ATGGCAGATTTTGAAAACGAGAAAAAAGCCCTGCATGACGCAATGGTCGCATACAAGGTTCCCGGGATCCTTGACGCGGTCGAGAAGGCCCGCGCCGCCGGGATGAACGCCAACGACATCATCAACGCCATGGGTGACGGGATGACCGACGTCGGAGTCCTCTTCGAGAGGGGGAAGCTCTTCCTCCCGCACGTCCTGTCCGCCGCGGCCGGAATGACCAAGGCCATGGAGACCCTCAACAAGGACCTCGCCGCCCAGGGAGGCGCCGAGACCAAGAAGAAAGGCGTCGCCGTCATGGGGACCGTCGAGGGAGATGTCCACGACATCGGCAAGTCGATCTGCTCCACCATGCTCCAGTGCGCAGGGTTCGAGGTGCACGACCTCGGCCGCGACGTCCCGAAGCAGAAGTTCGTCGACGAGGTCGCCGCCGGAGCCGGCTACTGCGGGATGTCCGCCCTCATGACCACCACCATGACCGTCATGAAGGACGTCATCGGCATGCTCAAGGACGCAGGCCTCCGCGACAAGACCGTCGTCATGGTCGGCGGAGCCCCCATCACCCAGTCCTACTGCGACAAGATCGGCGCGGACATCTACGGAGAGTCCGCCTCCGAGACTGTCTCGAAGGTCAAGGACCTTTGA
- a CDS encoding aminopeptidase: MASKKEEKSAGQKLEEELLMKPKIVGEADNGLLREAMDYAEEYKQFLHYKTEREILDYTLPLAQKAGYKEFKIGTKYDAGDKVYFNNRGKNLILMTFGKRPVSEGVRISVAHVDSPRLDFKPNPLFESTDMAYFKTHYYGGIKKYQWTVIPLSLHGVVTLADGKTIKVRVGEEPGDPRFCITDLLPHLARDQVSKPGNKIIDAEQLNVLIGSWPFKDDKVSQKVKLNIMEILHEKYGFKEEDFLSAELCAIPAYEPMDIGFDRSMVGAYGQDDKVCAFAQFKAEMDTKKPEFTTMMVFADKEETGSDGPTGMRSVFWKDFLEDVASAWGFPIRHVLRKSMCLSCDVNAAVDPAWPEAFEPQNCSFLGRGPVVSKYTGAGGKYSTNDASAEVMGYLRGILKEADVPWQVGELGKTDVGGGGTIAVDISIHNLDTVDMGVPVLSMHAPLEVTSKADDYLLYKAIYAYYNYKKPKTV; this comes from the coding sequence ATGGCTAGCAAAAAAGAAGAGAAGAGCGCCGGCCAGAAACTGGAAGAAGAGCTTCTCATGAAGCCCAAGATCGTCGGAGAGGCCGACAACGGCCTCCTCCGCGAGGCTATGGACTACGCCGAGGAGTACAAGCAGTTTCTGCATTACAAGACCGAGCGCGAGATACTCGACTACACGCTGCCGCTCGCCCAGAAGGCAGGCTACAAGGAGTTCAAGATCGGCACCAAGTACGATGCCGGCGACAAGGTCTACTTCAACAACCGCGGGAAGAACCTCATCCTGATGACCTTCGGGAAAAGGCCTGTGTCCGAGGGCGTCAGGATCAGCGTCGCCCACGTGGACAGCCCCAGGCTCGACTTCAAGCCCAACCCCCTTTTCGAATCCACCGACATGGCATACTTCAAGACCCACTACTACGGAGGGATCAAGAAGTACCAGTGGACCGTCATCCCCCTGTCGCTGCACGGCGTCGTCACCCTGGCAGACGGCAAGACCATCAAAGTGCGCGTCGGAGAGGAGCCCGGCGACCCGAGGTTCTGCATCACCGACCTCCTGCCCCACCTCGCGAGGGACCAGGTGTCCAAGCCCGGCAACAAGATCATCGACGCCGAGCAGCTGAACGTCCTGATCGGCTCCTGGCCGTTCAAGGACGACAAGGTGTCCCAGAAGGTCAAGCTGAACATCATGGAGATCCTGCACGAGAAGTACGGGTTCAAGGAGGAGGACTTCCTGTCCGCCGAGCTCTGCGCCATACCTGCGTACGAGCCCATGGACATCGGGTTCGACAGGTCCATGGTCGGGGCCTACGGGCAGGACGACAAGGTCTGCGCCTTCGCCCAGTTCAAGGCCGAGATGGACACCAAGAAGCCTGAGTTCACCACCATGATGGTCTTCGCCGACAAAGAGGAGACCGGCTCCGACGGCCCCACCGGCATGAGGTCCGTCTTCTGGAAGGATTTCCTGGAGGATGTCGCTTCCGCATGGGGATTCCCCATCCGCCATGTCCTGAGGAAATCCATGTGCCTGTCCTGCGATGTCAACGCCGCGGTGGACCCCGCATGGCCCGAGGCCTTCGAGCCTCAGAACTGCTCCTTCCTCGGAAGGGGGCCTGTCGTGTCCAAGTACACCGGCGCCGGCGGGAAATACTCGACCAACGACGCCTCGGCGGAGGTCATGGGCTACCTCAGGGGCATCCTCAAGGAGGCCGACGTGCCCTGGCAGGTCGGCGAGCTCGGCAAGACCGATGTCGGCGGCGGAGGTACCATCGCCGTGGACATATCGATCCACAACCTCGACACCGTGGACATGGGAGTCCCCGTCCTGTCGATGCACGCTCCCCTGGAGGTCACATCGAAAGCCGATGACTACCTCCTCTACAAGGCGATCTACGCTTACTACAACTACAAGAAGCCGAAGACCGTCTGA